In the Necator americanus strain Aroian chromosome X, whole genome shotgun sequence genome, cattctcgatgctcttgtacgctccccaagccgctcttcttctgcccagctctggggtcaggtcgttcatcatgttcaattcccgacccagataaacgtagctggtgcattcggatatgttcgttccgttgagcgtgaatggggcatccgagatccatccattccgcatgaacatcgtcttttgtagattcagctgaagaccgatgcatccacatgtttcgtcgaattcggccagcattcgtttcgcttggctgatgctaggtgttatcagtacggtgtcatcagcaaagcgcaaatggtgtagctgccgaccttcaaccttcactcccatatcgtcccattccaactttcgcattgcgttctcgagggtggctgtgaatatttggggtgaaattgtatcaccctgtcggacccccctcttcacgtcaatgatgatgttcttttaGAATGGCGAATGGTCGTGAAGTTATTGTACAACTCTCGaggtacctttatgtactgagtagggacgccttggttgtccaaggcttccacgaccgcttccgtctcaactgagttgaaggccttcttcaagtcgatgaaggtgagacagagcggcattttgtactctcgtgatacttcgatgagtttcgaaacagtgtgaatgtggtcaatcgtgctgaatccttttcgaaacgctgcttgctcgcatggctgtccttcatccaagactttttcaatcctattaaggatcactcttgtaaagagcttgtacaTGACGAACaataagcagattggacgatagttgccgatgtcatgtggatctccctttttatacaacaacacggtcttgctggtcttccactgtttaggaaccttgcattccgacagagaACGTGTAAAgatcctcgccagggtgttgaacagtgctggcggaaggttcttcaggtgttctggtcttattctgtcggcaccgggtgccgtacgatttcttaccgacataatagcatgtcgtatttcggacgggagaacctctggaataaCATGTCCGACTTTCCTCAGATAGTGAAGAGgtaagtggacatggctgtcgtagagatcagagtagaagtcgtagatgattttctctatcCCTCTTCTCGATgtaatggttgttccctttgggttccggagagcggTCATCCTCGTATTGCGACTGTCGAattctcgacgggcatagcggatgctttttcccacttctgctgcttcagccagtacttctgctcttctctctttaaggtctccctttatcgcctctctgcaaagccttgcgagctcggacgtgagttttTGGTTctctgcggctcgtgctgctccacgctggcgtatcagctcaagagtttcaagagtcaggcgtctcttggtggttttaaaactctcagcttttttcgcgcagtcgtgaaggtgttcaacgagccggtcatattccccgtcgatgttgtccattgcgaaatcttcccaaaagccggctagcgtagcgaagagatcccagttgatgatagtcctggaatttctctctctgaacttggcggctttctctgctctccttgtgaagggaaatcttcctcggaggaggcgacgGTCCGATctcgtatagaactttggcacaacagcgacgtccgccaggcagaaccttttactaACAATGATGTGGTCTGTTTCATTACGGTATCCTCCACCGGTTGGCtctcacgtccagcgtagagagcaGGACTTCTGGAATTAAGAgctcccatggatggtcttaattgtcatgatgaactcggagagcctctccctcTGGtagttccattgtaggccgtggatcccgatgtgaagttgctccggcgttcttcgtgggccaactttggcgttgaaatctccaattatgaccttgtagaaggcataatcttctcggtagaacttctccaggtccatatagaaagcttcgacttcctattcttcgtagcttgatgttggagcgtaagcgacgaagatagtcaaagctggtgttggaccacatcttctcatccgcagacgtccgattcggatcgtaagttgttcgaaagagtcgatgttctttgccatactcgtgttgacgaggacgccaactccaccaactcccATGCTGTTGCACGTTCGTAAGAACAtttcttctccagtgtcataTACGGCGTTCAGTGGGTGACGTCGTCTGGTCTCGGTCAGTcggatgacgtcgtacttggtCATCTTGGCTTGCataatcagatcttcgatggccgcttccgatgcaagcgtacgtacgttataagtacagatcgccatcctagtccttttccgtttcggtagcctacatgactcctgcaaccccgtcctatctggcgctaccgtaccaggctttcctccggaatcaggagactcttttctattactgtgttttgcataaaattttaaatctcttaattaattttagatctagaatattctagaagaatataatattccgctagcagctttgctgagtgaagacgggcctTGCACCTCTTCTCGTCGTTCATGTTCTTGATAGCTACTCGTACTTTCGAagttctcccttcggaagtatgagtcgctatcaagattatgaaacctggcacaacCCCCTGGACCTgtttttatatcagcagactttcctcgggctggtggccatccatttcatgtaatcttagcagcgcatgacgtcctaccttcagaaagaaaagatcctAGACCACTGGAATAAGTCgcaaaccgttcttatccatagaccgagaggaccttcggaactaccgtcccatatgcttgctgagcgtgttatacaaagcaTTTAttaagatcatcctcacgcgcatatctaggacgctggatgaagcccagcttcaagaacaagctggattacGTCAAGAGTTCAGCCGCTTGGACCACATTCAGACCGTGTCAAGGGttatagaggtttgccggaaATACcacctgccccttgttctaaccttcgtcgactatgagaaagccttcgacagggTAGAAACGAATGCGATACTGCCAACGTTGGTAGATTCAGATGTGGGACGCCTCGTATGtaaggacattagccaattgctacgatcgatgcaccactaagatacagcttttccaccgccccctcaccatacccattgaaAGGGGGTAccacaaggcgatactatatcgccgaagctgttcatggctgcattgcaatggataatgaaatcactatactgggaagaaaggggcatacgtgttgatggaagatttctatcgaaccttcgtttctcggacgacatcgttttcttttcgagcagtaccaatgaagcagaaacggtgcttaacgaattgaacgaagcagggaagagaacaGGACTGCGAATAGACAGAAAGAAGatacagttcatgaagaacgccatAACACGAACATATCAAGCAAGAGCTACCATAAGCGAGTCACGCTCATAACTACTTTAGTCACATTGAAGTCGAGGCcacaattttcacactttACCTCGCTGTCGTCTCCGTGCGCCATTTTAAGGCAACGGAATCATAAACCCAGCTTGGTGGCCTCCGCTGCCCTCGCTGGGTCGCGACATTTTGAACATCTGGCGGAGTTATGCTCATCGCGATTGTCCTTCACATTGCAGAAGGCGCAGTTCGACTTGGGCGAAGTGCGCCTGTAAAGcgggctaaagccggacttcagactttttgtagtgttcgcttcgctcgccttcacccatcaataagaaataacagtagtgaccttttttgtggaattataattgtttatttcttctatcgacactttcatttttttactcaaAGATTTAGGCATAGAtgagagatttcatgattttcttctcaaacgcgtcagtactatatttggagagcaatcgaacttaattttacatctatgtttctctgaaacctccacaatttggaaacattattcgaaatatGAGTTTCCTTCGCTTTCAACAatcagcaaagaatgatgtgctaacatgaaatgacgtgaatattaTCATCGCAGATCGTgcttggaaatagatatgcgcaACAAAGTCGGCTAGCTGCGAGCAACATTTTGAAGGAATAAGCTGCAAATTTTGCTAAATAGACTAGTGCCACTGATCCAGCCACGTAGGTGGTTAAAGCTCTGAGGACCACAGTTGCAACCGTTACCTTCCAATGTTTACCCAAGGCGTTGACCATAAGAGTTAAGGGTGCCCGGGTATGCTCCAGTCCGAAAATCACTGGGTTCTAATCGGAGCATAGTCATGAGAGATCAGATGCTTCAAAGACAGTCCCGTTAAGGCCAACGTGATAGTTTAGCATGCCTTTGATGTCGATATTCTCTGAACAGTCCGTTGTGCATGTTTCATTAACAACGGCATGATCGAAGGCTAGCAAAGTTGTCTTACTGTCATTCCTTGCCCCGCAACGAATGGTGAACTCAAATGTTCTGCAAGCAACTGTAACTCTGATGTCCAATTGTGAGTGTCACTTTGTGATTACTGTAGCTGCATGTTCACAGTTGTAGCAACCTGTGAGGGCAATTGGCTGCATCTCGCACTTTTTCTCAGTTACGATTTATGATAGATTTACCAGTATTTTCAAATCTAGCGTGAGTATAAACTCTCCCTCCTCAGTTATAGCCACCACATTGTCGCCTTCCTTTTTGAGGTTGTAGGAGGACGTTTCTATTGGTAATGCTGAAGACTTTCTTAGATGACTCTAAGATTCTTCTGGACATTGACTTCTGTGAGCATTTTCACAGTGACATCTTATACGGTTCGTGCAAGTAGAGAGCTAGGTTTGTGCTTGGGGTTCATCGTTGCGTTCTACTGGTACGACAAATTTGTCCGGTATACGAAGGTTGCGTTTTTGGAGACAGTATACTCCTGATTGAtttgttcattggtttttgTAAGGATATCGCAGTGATGTTGACTCTTTCGACGATTTCTGTCATATATGGTCTCATCGAGAAGACCTTCTTCGTTTACTTCCCCATTAGGATTACCTCGATCTCGATCCGATCAATGTGGTCCACTCTGCACAACTGATCACCTGATAGATTGATCACCTAATCACCTCATAGATTGTGGGTCGATTTACGACTCTGCAGAACTGATATGAGGGGAGAGGCAATAAGCAATCACATTTTATGCCATCACAACCAGAATATCCTAGGTACTTCTTGTACTTTCTCAGTTCGTAGACAGCTTCGTTACATGGCGTTGTGTGACATTTACTCTGTATGCATTACCCTGCTTGTGCTCTTTCAACGTGGTAAACACGAACTTCAGTCTCTCTTGCGAAGAATTCCAGGACCTTAGAGCAGGtcaatttcattgttttttggTGACCTTTATGGACCCAAGCGTTTTGTTCGAGTGGTTGATTTGTATACAAATTTTGGGGGTAAGGCGATTAAACAAGAGTTCCTCATTGTACTGATATAAGCACTTGTTTTAATCTTTGCATATGAGGTGCGCTGAGTGCCGCATGTATTCGTGTTAAAATGCATTTGTACTTGAGTTAAACATGGACATAATGCAGTTAGACCAGCATATGGAAGTGGTCTCTGAAAGTGAAGTAAACTCTGATAAACTTATACGCTTGTATTTTTGAGGTACGAGCTGGacgttttctcttttcgttGATCTTTTTGGGTGTCTATGTTTCCTCTGGAGTACCTCGGATTTCCAGGGGAAACTTTTGTTCGAAGGACGGTAAATTATTTGCCGGCTCGGTAGATGTACTTTAGCAAATCTAACCGAACCGTCGCTGCTGTGTATGATTTTCGTATTTCTACCATATGACCAGCAGCCCCTGGGTATTAGTTCCCCTTCAATCAGAACAATTTCACCTATTTCTGGGACCGATCTTGATAGGTGTCTGCGTTGTTTGACATtggttttttgtgtttcttgtAATGAGGTCAGATATTCAACACTCCATTTTTCCTAGAATTTACTGGCTATCACTTCTGACGTCCGAAATTCTTCAAAtgctgtttttctgtttggatGAGATTAGAACCGTAGGGTCGCCCGATACGTCCGCAACTTTGGAAGCGAGTagttgaaatttctcttcaaaaagtcAATGGGTTCCAATGGTATCTCTGCGATATCACTGGAGTTCAGTTTCATAAGAGGTCTCGCGTTGAGCATTGCCTCAGTTCGAGTGATCACTGTGCACATGTCTGCAAGATCCAAGCGTTTGCGTCCTACTGATTTGTTGGACGCTTTTCTGGGTAAACTAAGGGTTTACTCAAGTGgcgaggaaagaaaagaacgggaGCGATAACATAGGATAATACGCATCAAGAAACGGTTGTCTCCGATCAAAATCATGCAGCAACAACAAATTGCCAAAatggaagaggagaaaaatttattacCCCATAAGATTGATGAGAGGGAATTCCTCGAGATTAAAACTACAACTAGCGAACAAAAGAATCGAATAGAACAAATAAACGCGAAAATAAgtaggaaaggaagaaatgttGCCTATTTAAGTGAACCGGACAAGGATGACGCAGCGAAATATCTACACTTTACCACACTTACACACATCTACAGTGGACTATTATGCTACCGACATTACCAGCTTAAAAATTGTCTTCTTACAAAATCTGCAAGGAAATTATTTGTTGCAGGATGACCTTATATCTTGATTTTccagctcaacaggattttttatttttttgcagccaaagttacaacttcggtattttgcactttttactctaatttttggcagttcgtaaatcgctaacaaattAGGTTTGCAATCTGTCGGCACAACACAATAGAAAACAGTCTTTGTCCTATGACGTTTTCCGATTACTTCTACCCTATTCGACGTgtcttcaaatatcaagtggATATATTTTTTCAAGAGGAAGAGATCTATTGAACGGTgccaattccaaaaaattctgtatctttcaaatttttatcatAAACTACTTCAGCCTCTATGGAAGGTTATTGTCATCCAGATACGCCGATCCACCAAATACCTTACACACAGCGAGCTACggggggaacggtaaagagggtcccggcggattcttcgcgaatgcctccgagacataacgtgcccagtggatatgccggcggatacgcgagcatACCTCCAGTAGTttatgaagacgcagacaaccgtcttagatgtttttctagccacagagacgcagaaaactgcggagttacaagaaaatatgcaaagaagagtggtatgagctgtcgaaatcGAAACCGAATaattcaaagaataatagtgctagatagaagtacatgggattttgaatggtgttctaataaagaaagggagtgggTTTGTCTTcgtatcaccttcagaaagtctagaaatcttacgaaatttgaactctttttcttcctgtaagttccaagaagtcagagatacagaaggttcctctgcccagaaataaattaggctacaaaaaagcttgcgagttacaggataacgaaagaaaaacgaaaatttttatgcgcgtaatttgaagctactaTTAggtacatccttatctcattttttacgtgaggatttctcttgcttctggtacgactactaaattgagatcacttcacgtcacaaaattgcagtgaatgtgtatgattctccaaaacaatttagtggatagtgaattatatcctggccggtgatgcagcgtatgattagcggtaggtaagcagagtcacctatttaggtgctaacgaaagtgaatctctttaggacacgcaccatcgttaattgctctgacgaggcatgaccggggcatgctcgaaattccgccgggaccctctttacacgcacccgagCTACGGCTGTATTACCGCATtgattactacatttgaaaagagtaAACCAAACCTAATTTTCTTAAGCGATTTACGAACTGCCAAAAACCAGagtaaaaaatgcaaaatacgAAGTTgcaaaactaaaaactaaactttagttacaaaaaacagaaaatcctgttgagctggGAAATCAAGAGACAAGGTCATCtaacaacaaatagttttcttgcagattttgtAAGAAGACAGTTTTTAAGCTGGTAATGTCGGTAGTTCCAGCAGTTGaaacatgtcactttagtcaaatttacaaaatctcCACTGTCATGGAATTATAGTTGTGAGAGAAAccaaattgttcgcaatattatgtagattacgTATATGTATCtataatttcacttttcgaaaaaatatgtTAACGTCAAAAATCACATATCCTTGTGGCGCAATTATCTGTATTATCAACCTTGTTAATGTGTacccgcaggtaattttttccttgataGGTCATGAAAGTTCTGATTACATTCAATCGATAGAGCTCGCGCTCGCGAATCTATTGAGGTAtagatcttataataaagatcaaattgaggcaagttatgaaaaaaaagacgaaaaagacgtggattcgcgtctttttcgtcttctgccGAAGAATTAGCGTTAGATTAGCATTAGATGATGATGAATAGAGTAGGATATCTAATTAGCATTAGATATCCTACTCTATTCATTGCATAAGGAGGATAAGGTGAACGATCATCTTCCACCACATCTTCGTTTATTACTGTTCGTGGATCGGGGCTTGGTGGTGCTCGTTTGGGTAGATGCTCGTGAACTACTACCTAAATCTAGAAAGTTGGATAAATCAATTCTGTACCGTGATGTTTACTCGGAGAGCAAGCGTACATTGATTTCGCTGCACAATCCATCTTCCAGTCAACACACCGGCCAAAATATATTTTGCAATGTCCTTGTAGCGTAGTTTGACGAACGCAAGTGCCTCTCCATCGAGTGGTTTCAATTTCTTAGGAACAACTGgaagtagttttctttttatcggATGTTCTAATGTTCccaaaagaatttttgtgtGTAGTTTGATGATAAtgttaaagacagcgtatcgcgaaattgacgatgttgggatccaCTTGCAAGATAGAATtaagggtgtagattacgagtgtgGGCGTGCTCACTCTCAACTCCCTCATTTCTAAAAACGGCGTAGATTTGGAATTTGAACAACCTAATAGGCACCTTATAACGCCACCTTTATATACTTACCGGTTGTCTCAGCACCTAATCGATTGGTTTTACTTATAATAAGCTGCGGCGAAAACCTTATTGACTACCGTCCTCTCTCAGACACAGCGGGTTAGGAGGTGTTCCGTAGGAAATCCGAATTCAGAAGCTGTTTCCcatgctgtttttcaggatgactaGGGGAAGGGAATTGGACGTGAAcatgctcatactcgtgatctaccaACCTAACTCAATCTTTTTGTGGAgtggaatctttttttttattccaacaTCGTTAGTTTCGCAGTAGGCTGCCTGTAAACTATTTTCTCCTCAAATTTCGTTCAAGTTGAATCTTTGCTCATTACACACGGAAATTTCTACTgacaatttctggaaactaGGGTAATCGAGTTGATACCGGAGTGGACCATTCCTAAAAACTCATCAAATAAGCTTTATCATGACTtaacttgacttaatcggcgggctgatttCATCGCCTAACGCGATTACCCATATCTTCGCCGAGGTAGAAGAGAGCTGTGTTCTAGGTGCCGTCCTAGAACACAGCTCTCCccaccttctcgatcttctgcgagagcttgcacagaatcaacccattcgtcgctattccatattctgcgaaaacttacgtctcgcctgaccTGCCTATACACGCCGAgcgtcctcaggtcctctttcgcCACCTCAGTCctgaacttccgttttcggccaggtgacttcctccagctcgaacccgacaaactcctcagaactcgttgaacaaggcgatctgccgatCTCCTTGATATATGAGCAAAGAAGTGAAGACAATTTTCTGTAGCTACATTCGATagtggtgcaagatgttgatatcttccacgtgtcatccgcatACCACATTAATCTCTGCGTAAAGGTCTTcgttgtggcataccctaggccaaaggTAGCCAAGCACAGGTGTCCTAATAATTTGCAGCTGAAAACAATGTTCTAGTAATCTGCAAGAAAGTTCAGTTCCATATTTTACAAAGAGGTTACACATACTTTTGTGCACATGTTAAAATGAACATAACGCTAAATCAGAAATGAATGAGTAGAACATTTTACTAACCCGTCAAGTTGTCCATCCGAATTTCGGACTTAAAGTCTGTATATTCGATCTAAAACAAGTACTAATGAAGCTTATAAGCAGGGCACGCTTGCTGCTACCTCCTTGTTATGGACCTTGCACCAAATGCCCTCGCAAATGGGGCCGACGCAGAACTGCAGCTTGTAAACCACTTTTCGGCTGACAACTTTTGGCTTGCAAGTAGTGGTTAGTCACACGCTTTATTTGTTACCATTAGTTCCatgcgaaaaaataaaactgtagAAGAAGATGATGTGGAGGTGGTTTACTGTGATTTTAATAAAGCATTTGCGTCTTGATCAAGTCGTTGGAAACAAACAGCTTGACGGACCATCATCACAGGATTTGTCCACTCTGTCATCCCTATAGTGGTCAGTCCTTCTGTGAAGGTTTCTGTTTGTCCACGAATGTCTTTGATGGCTTGCTCTAGCTGACTTCGCTGCCTATGGCATAGTAGTGCTCTACCATACGGAATTTCTCACCCACCTTGGTCACTTAGCTTCCCTGGCAGTCATTCTTGAGCGATTATTCACTCACATATGTAGGTCCTTTAGTGTTGGCAGGTAACCATTTcaagcaaaaatttcttcaaagagCTTTACCTCCATCTAGGATGGCGATAACCTGTTTCTGTTGGCACTTTTTAGGCTAATTGCTGCAAGAAAGAATAAGGATAAGGTGcacagcgttgatcaatctctatggggatgcgcctacgttCTCGACTTTAtttgagaatcgtttgagatttataaACGCGCGTGCAAaattacaatgacttgcacgGGGCTGGaaaatgtgtcaagtcggtgtttttttatcctcctagacaggtctggcaccaatttatagaccccagggggatgaaaggcttggttggcattagggcggtttcgaaatATCGATCAATCGTGGATTCACAGCGAAACCTCcttgccgactgcgccacacccgctgCAGGAAAACGTACAGGCAATCTGTTTACATTTGCGATCTTTTCAAATGCTAATAAATTGGCTAGACGTTTCCAAGAAACAAGACATTTGACAGAATCAGGCATATCATTATAAAACttgtcaaattttgaaaaacgtcCATCAGATAATACTGTAGGAAAGAGTATACAGTTTTAGAAAACTAAAATTCGGAAAGAATCTAAAATCTCGGAACGCAAAACGTAACTTCGTTTCTGACGAGCAGAACGACCGAAAGCAGTGTTTTTGCGAACGTGTACACTGTTCTGAACACTTGCGATTTTCGAAGTTAGACGTGGACTACGAGTATGAGTAAGGGAATAAGCAATAGAACtgaaaactgtaaaaatacGTAATCATCAATTGTACCAAACATCAGTTGTAACCTGGTCCTAAAACATTTGAATGATGATACAGGGTACGCTGAactgaaaattccagaacGTGTGATACACACCTCTATCAGTTTCCTGAGGCTTCTTCGAAAGCAGGCAATTTCTTGTTGGTTTCATATGATCAAAACAGAAATGAACcgatttctcagaaaaaggcAGTTTTTCCAATAAAGAAAAGTATAATAAACCCTCGTGGTATTCAACTAGGTGCACTTCTTTAGTCGAGATAAATTAAGCAAACTAGCTCTTGTTAGCGTTGAAGTAGCACCAATAAAACCCGAAGATGAcccatttccttcttttcttttgtggatCAGAAACTTAAAATTATACATCTTACTGAATCACTTTCCACTGTTTTCCGATGCTATTGATCGTTTCCTTATCACGGTGTCCGATAGCAAGTGCGAGTTATTCTACCGTGCGCTACTCGCTTGTGTTCTGCACTATTTcagtttttgcttttattagAAAGATTACAATTCTTTTATCATAAATAAGAAGCCATCCTCCGCTCTCTTCGGCACCTTTTAAAAAGCTCTTATTTTCTACATTAAACCGTTTTTGTAGTGCAGCACTATGAAGTCTGTAGATCACCACATGAGCTCATCATTTCATTACATTTAGTCTATAGAGAGTATGGTACTTCAAACATTTTGCATACATTTCTTGTGAAATTATTACTCGTTCATAAAATAGAGCTAAGTCAAAAGAAGCTTTGAAGGGAGAGGCTTCACATGCAGTTCAAGAATTTCAAGTCAAGATAATGCTTGCAGATACAGccattcagaaaaattctgattttatcGGAATGTCATCTAGAAAATTTACAGATTTGATGAAAATAAGTTAAACAACATTGCACGCCGCAGTCTTCATAATAATCAAACCTCGTCTAGTAATCAATGTGAGcagaattaattattaatatctTTACATGTGAATAGATACAGATTGCGTTGCGGTGGAAACAATACCATATGCACCACAACACAATCGgtcactaagaaaaaaacgttttattcaactcacttttcctttccatCATCATTTCCTCTGCTTTattacacctttttttttcagaagtccAATTTCTTGCCTTCCTACCTTAAAAACAGCGATAACAACATTACAATTAGTTTACTGCATAATTCTTTTGCACAACAGGAAGGAAACACAGTTATGTGTTAACACCACCGTTTGACGTGAAAGAATGTCACCGGAACACAGTAT is a window encoding:
- a CDS encoding hypothetical protein (NECATOR_CHRX.G24176.T2): MGALNSRSPALYAGRESQPVEDTVMKQTTSLSDRRLLRGRFPFTRRAEKAAKFRERNSRTIINWDLFATLAGFWEDFAMDNIDGEYDRLVEHLHDCAKKAESFKTTKRRLTLETLELIRQRGAARAAENQKLTSELARLCREAIKGDLKERRAEVLAEAAEVGKSIRYARREFDSRNTRMTALRNPKGTTITSRRGIEKIIYDFYSDLYDSHVHLPLHYLRKVGHVIPEVLPSEIRHAIMSVRNRTAPGADRIRPEHLKNLPPALFNTLARIFTRSLSECKVPKQWKTSKTVLLYKKGDPHDIGNYRPICLLFVMYKLFTRVILNRIEKVLDEGQPCEQAAFRKGFSTIDHIHTVSKLIEVSREYKMPLCLTFIDLKKAFNSVETEAVVEALDNQGVPTQYIKVPRELYNNFTTIRHSKRTSSLT
- a CDS encoding hypothetical protein (NECATOR_CHRX.G24178.T1), with protein sequence MCTKLQIIRTPVLGYLWPRVCHNEDLYAEINVVVVHEHLPKRAPPSPDPRTVINEDVVEDDRSPYPPYAMNRVGYLMLIRYPTLFIII
- a CDS encoding hypothetical protein (NECATOR_CHRX.G24176.T1), which codes for MGALNSRSPALYAGRESQPVEDTVMKQTTSLTIINWDLFATLAGFWEDFAMDNIDGEYDRLVEHLHDCAKKAESFKTTKRRLTLETLELIRQRGAARAAENQKLTSELARLCREAIKGDLKERRAEVLAEAAEVGKSIRYARREFDSRNTRMTALRNPKGTTITSRRGIEKIIYDFYSDLYDSHVHLPLHYLRKVGHVIPEVLPSEIRHAIMSVRNRTAPGADRIRPEHLKNLPPALFNTLARIFTRSLSECKVPKQWKTSKTVLLYKKGDPHDIGNYRPICLLFVMYKLFTRVILNRIEKVLDEGQPCEQAAFRKGFSTIDHIHTVSKLIEVSREYKMPLCLTFIDLKKAFNSVETEAVVEALDNQGVPTQYIKVPRELYNNFTTIRHSKRTSSLT
- a CDS encoding hypothetical protein (NECATOR_CHRX.G24175.T1), which produces MRKLEWDDMGVKVEGRQLHHLRFADDTVLITPSISQAKRMLAEFDETCGCIGLQLNLQKTMFMRNGWISDAPFTLNGTNISECTSYVYLGRELNMMNDLTPELGRRRAAWGAYKSIENVAKKNKNTRLRTHLFNITVLPALTYASETWAFRK
- a CDS encoding hypothetical protein (NECATOR_CHRX.G24177.T1); its protein translation is MAICTYNVRTLASEAAIEDLIMQAKMTKYDVIRLTETRRRHPLNAVYDTGEEMFLRTCNSMGVGGVGVLVNTSMAKNIDSFEQLTIRIGRLRMRRCGPTPALTIFVAYAPTSSYEE